A window from Neodiprion fabricii isolate iyNeoFabr1 chromosome 2, iyNeoFabr1.1, whole genome shotgun sequence encodes these proteins:
- the LOC124175387 gene encoding atrial natriuretic peptide-converting enzyme: MTVAVEHKRKSSWDSKISVSTVSTRRFSRAGTPSSILSSDSDIRFTRKLGGQYRCGCCVLAAFLLFLLFAGVAIYLGYTFLSAEPPGDQVFLATFRVVDGDVFVSDLADPSTEAFRIRSREYRDRLNLVFRRSTLRLYFLATEILALDGVDGRDLVVHFDVRFDPRYRTITAADVAEVLAQEISPGSPKYLGNLTVDPKSVEVQESREALTAQVVLQTTASTLPPTTTPPPPRRCSKLGLGYCKHLPYNVTSYPNVLGHRSLQDVQNDVIAFRELVDAECYRLAYDFVCQVLQPACLPGPHEDRLHLPCRSFCREFWNGCGNRLPDRIRDALDCSNFPEYAGPGSCRPKPGCVQDLQAKALSPRVCDGIIDCPDLSDEKGCSYCQENSLHCGIGRVCIPRSKRCDGKIDCPNGSDEKDCLTLAPNLSSLRLMPADTPHYAQYNREGYVIFNEKGSIGKLCTENLNSTLPAPEMETVLQTAASSLCTLLSYTGVESVEVKIDEEDDVAYVHMEDPSASEITFVRAPCPSKEVMYVRCSELECGIQALRGKGRVQSLGKMAAPGDWPWHVALFKQKVHVCDATLVSSSWLLTTGTCFQGQPKAEWVARLGTVRLSSSSPWQQERRIVGMVKSPVEGSGIVLLKLDQHVAAFSDFVRPVCLPSNEDPLPPAGNSSCNTLGWARNRDLLQRVQLQHSAMPRCENISIVSMNTVCTEAAYSNDDCNEEEVAGSPMLCLLGDARRWALAGVGSWRIACSKAGVERPRLYDQISSNVAWIRSTIS, encoded by the exons atctcaGTGAGCACGGTGAGCACGCGTCGATTCAGTCGAGCTGGAACACCAAGCTCGATCTTGTCGTCCGACAGCGACATCAGATTTACGAGGAAACTCGGCGGTCAGTATCGTTGCGGATGCTGCGTCCTTGCTGCCTTTTTGCTATTCCTGCTATTCGCCGGTGTTGCGATTTACCTTGGAT ACACATTTCTCAGCGCGGAACCGCCCGGAGACCAGGTATTTTTGGCGACGTTCCGTGTCGTCGACGGTGATGTTTTTGTCAGCGATTTAGCGGACCCGTCCACAGAGGCCTTCCGTATTCGATCGAGAGAGTACAGAGACCGGTTGAATCTCGTGTTTAGAAGAAGCACTCTGAGGCTCTACTTCTTGGCCACCGAGATTCTCGCCCTAGACGG TGTCGACGGCCGTGACCTAGTGGTACACTTCGACGTAAGATTCGATCCTCGGTACCGTACAATAACTGCCGCTGATGTGGCCGAGGTTCTTGCGCAAGAGATATCCCCCGGGTCGCCCAAGTACCTAGGAAACTTAACGGTCGATCCGAAGAGTGTCGAGGTGCAGGAAAGTCGAGAGGCTCTCACTGCTCAGGTCGTTCTACAAACTACCGCCTCCACACTTCCGCCGACAACCACACCTCCGCCCCCGAGAAGATGCTCCAAGCTTGGTCTCGGATACTGCAAACATCTGCCCTACAACGTCACTTCCTATCCCAACGTCCTGGGGCATCGGTCTCTTCAGGATGTTCAAAACGACGTTATCGCTTTCAG AGAGCTCGTCGACGCTGAATGTTACCGTCTGGCCTACGACTTCGTCTGCCAAGTATTACAGCCGGCATGTTTGCCGGGTCCGCATGAAGACAGACTCCATCTACCTTGCCGGAGTTTTTGTCGAGAGTTTTGGAATGGTTGCGGAAATCGTCTGCCGGACAGAATTCGCGACGCTTTGGACTGCTCCAATTTCCCCGAGTACGCTGGTCCCGGAAGCTGCAGACCAAAACCGG GCTGTGTTCAGGATCTTCAGGCCAAAGCACTGTCACCTCGAGTATGCGACGGCATTATCGATTGCCCTGATCTTTCCGACGAAAAAGGTTGCTCGTACTGTCAAGAGAACAGCCTCCATTGCGGAATTGGAAGAGTTTGCATACCTCGGAGTAAAAGATGCGACGGAAAAATCGACTGTCCTAACGGAAGCGACGAAAAAGACTGtc TTACTCTGGCCCCGAATTTGAGTTCGTTGAGATTAATGCCCGCGGATACCCCGCATTATGCCCAGTACAATCGAGAGGGTTACGTGATATTCAACGAGAAGGGTAGCATTGGAAAGCTCTGTACCGAAAACCTGAATTCAACTCTCCCGGCGCCGGAGATGGAGACGGTGCTCCAAACAGCGGCGAGCTCTCTCTGTACCTTGTTGAGCTACAC GGGGGTCGAGTCTGTAGAAGTGAAGATAGACGAAGAGGACGATGTGGCCTACGTGCACATGGAGGACCCTTCAGCGTCGGAAATCACGTTCGTCCGTGCTCCGTGCCCCAGCAAAGAGGTCATGTACGTGCGATGTTCGGAGCTGG AGTGCGGGATTCAGGCCCTCCGTGGCAAGGGCAGAGTTCAGAGTCTGGGCAAAATGGCAGCCCCCGGTGACTGGCCCTGGCACGTGGCGCTTTTCAAGCAGAAGGTTCACGTCTGCGACGCGACCCTCGTCTCGTCCAGTTGGCTCCTCACAACCGGTACATGTTTCCAAGG GCAACCGAAGGCTGAATGGGTCGCCCGACTTGGTACCGTCAGACTCTCGAGCTCATCGCCGTGGCAACAGGAGCGCCGAATCGTGGGGATGGTCAAGTCGCCGGTTGAAGGAAGCGGCATTGTCCTCTTGAAGCTGGACCAGCATGTGGCTGCCTTTTCAGACTTTGTCAGACCGGTTTGTCTGCCCTCGAACGAGGACCCTCTCCCGCCTGCCGGTAACTCCTCGTGCAACACCCTCGGCTGGGCGAGAAACc GTGACCTTTTGCAGAGGGTGCAGCTCCAACACAGCGCCATGCCACGATGTGAAAATATCAGCATAGTTTCGATGAACACCGTATGCACCGAGGCAGCCTATTCCAACGACGATTGCAAC GAAGAAGAGGTGGCCGGAAGTCCGATGCTCTGTCTCCTTGGCGACGCTCGAAGATGGGCTCTGGCAGGTGTTGGAAGCTGGAGAATAGCGTGCTCTAAGGCTGGAGTCGAACGGCCGAGACTCTACGATCAGATCTCGTCCAACGTGGCGTGGATCAGATCGACGATAAGCTGA
- the LOC124175388 gene encoding pyridoxine/pyridoxamine 5'-phosphate oxidase, producing the protein MTVLFSSILTSRSLGNFSFNVINKACACLKSSTGFRDSMETASDLTYIEVKDDNPLDLFREWQQEAKNCATVMPATFCLATLSKEGKVSARNLILRRLDEDGFVMMTDRRSRKSQNLSEVPSAAMCFLWAYKNDTGEHVARQVRIEGPVAEMKKEDYQELYDSEPLPCKIRSHICHQGKKVEWDELKASHDRVMQSVVDGKTDLPMPDHFVAYKLEPLTMEFYGQRDHLIADRVSFAKDSKTGAWNHHHLAA; encoded by the exons ATGACTGTACTGTTCAGTAGTATTCTGACGAGTCGATCTCTGGGCAACTTCAGCTTTAATGTGATCAACAAAGCTTGCGCGTGCTTAAAGTCATCAACGGGTTTTCGAGACAGCATG GAGACAGCTTCGGACTTGACTTATATTGAGGTAAAGGATGACAATCCCCTCGACCTTTTTAGAGAATGGCAACAAGAGGCAAAGAATTGCGCCACCGTAATGCCGGCGACTTTCTGCTTGGCCACTCTGTCCAA AGAAGGAAAAGTGAGCGCTCGTAATCTGATACTCAGACGTTTAGACGAAGACGGTTTCGTCATGATGACAGATAGACGGAGTCGGAAATCACAAAACTTG AGCGAAGTGCCATCAGCAGCTATGTGTTTTTTATGGGCGTACAAAAACGACACTGGAGAACACGTTGCACGACAG GTGCGGATAGAGGGTCCCGttgcagaaatgaaaaaggagGATTACCAGGAGCTGTACGACTCCGAACCACTTCCTTGCAAAATACGATCCCACATCTGTCATCAAGGCAAGAAGGTCGAATGGGACGAACTCAAGGCTTCTCATGACCGAGTGATGCAGAGCGTTGTAGATGGCAAGACTGATCTACCGATGCCCGATCATTT TGTCGCCTATAAACTGGAGCCTTTAACGATGGAATTCTACGGCCAGCGAGATCACCTGATCGCTGATCGCGTTTCATTCGCCAAGGATTCGAAAACGGGTGCATGGAATCATCACCATCTCGCAGCCTGA
- the LOC124176160 gene encoding CAD protein codes for MCESIKPTLGGSYLILEDGTVLRGRGFGAPIPVGGEVVFQTGMVGYPESLTDPSYHGQILVLTYPLIGNYGLPNDEKDQYNLPYWFESNRIWTAGLIVGELCETPSHWRQTRTLSAWMKDQNIPGICGIDTRALTKIIREKGSILGRIVISTSAPTPSQLLPNFDDPNKRNLVAEVSIKKPVTYNPNGHPRVCAVDCGLKYNQIRCFINRGARVDLVPWNHPLDTFDYDGLFLGNGPGDPAMCKTTVENIRRVLETGKKPIFGICLGHQLLSVAAGCTSYKMKYGNRGHNQPAIHHGTSRCYMTSQNHGYAIDAMNLPEAWEALFTNANDETNEGIVHKSLPYFSVQFHPEHTAGPQDLECLFDVFLDTMRNEPVASSVKERLTEMLTSKSVPAAVVQRPRKVLILGSGGLSIGQAGEFDYSGSQAIKALREEKIQTLLINPNIATVQTSKGLADKVYFLPIIPEYVEQVIRSERPDGVLLTFGGQTALNCGVKLQRDGVFDRYSVKILGTPIQSIIETEDRKLFAERVNEIGEKVAPSAAVYNIQEALEAAEKLGYPVMARAAFSLGGLGSGFANTKEELKTLAQQALAHSNQLIIDKSLKGWKEVEYEVVRDSCDNCITVCNMENVDPLGIHTGESIVVAPSQTLSNKEYNMLRTTAINVIRHFGVVGECNIQYALNPISEEYYIIEVNARLSRSSALASKATGYPLAYVAAKLALGIPLPDIKNSVTGQTTACFEPSLDYCVVKIPRWDLSKFQRVSTKIGSSMKSVGEAMAIGRKFEEAFQKALRMVDENVNGFDPYVKKIDDEDLERPTDKRMFVLAAALKAGYTIDRLYQLTKIDRWFLEKMKNITSYYTLLEDLDQTKLSYEVLLRAKQIGFSDKQIATAVKSTELAVRKQRQEGNIRPFVKQIDTVAAEWPATTNYLYLTYNGNSHDLQFPGGYTMVIGSGVYRIGSSVEFDWCAVGCLRELRCLNRKTIMVNYNPETVSTDYDMCDRLYFEEISFEVVMDIYDLENPEGVILSMGGQLPNNIAMDLHRQQARILGTSPESVDGAENRFKFSRMLDRIGISQPRWKELTNLQSAVEFCEEVGYPCLVRPSYVLSGAAMNVAHSNHDLESYLKNASDVSKEHPVVISKFILEAKEIDVDAVAYDGVILCMAVSEHVENAGVHSGDATLVTPPQDINPQTLAKIRAISKAIAASLEVTGPFNMQLIAKDNELKVIECNVRVSRSFPFVSKTLDHDFVAMATRLIVGETVEPVDVLAGCGKVGVKVPQFSFSRLAGADVTLGVEMASTGEVACFGDNRYEAYLKGMMSTGFHIPKKGILLSIGSFKHKMELLPSITSLYKMGYKLYASMGTADFYTEHGVEVEPVQWTFEDIDVNEDSSPSELRHLADFLSKKHFDLVINLPMRNGGARRVSNFMTHGYRTRRLAVDYSVPLVTDVKCAKLLVEAIKMLGGRAPLMKTHTDCMTSRSMVKLPGFIDVHVHVRDPGATHKEDFASCTAAALAGGITMILAMPNTNPAVVDHQTFAIAKERAALGARCDYALYMGASSDNYNIIQDMAPLAAALKMYLNETFTSLRLTDLTVWSKHLSSWPKKYPLCVHAESQTTAAVLLLASFYNRPVHVCHVARKEEIQIISAAKAKGLPVTCEVCPHHLFLSQDDLDHIGHGKGQVRPMLCTKEDQQALWDNLNVIDCFATDHAPHTVEEKSQEKPPPGYPGLETILPLLLNAVHEERMTMEDLIDKFHRNPKRIFNIPDQPNTYVEVDLDEEWIIPDALPFTKSKWTPFAGMKVRGSVHRVVLRGEVAYVEGQVLVNPGFGQDVRELQAKSKHALSTIHGTSVDAVSSRPGSALDDHVSIGHERRERLRDSQSSDIWDFDQSEPYGHLLQPTLPRANVHFAVDAEAKELLKIPGGQRSISPIPLTNLVHHKSESNPNLYVQTVNPPPHLNPSHGLAGHNILTVDMFSKEQLNDIFNLSQTLRVYVQKDRPLDHILRGKVMASIFYEVSTRTSCSFSAAMQRLGGRVIYMDGSTSSVKKGETLEDSIAVMAGYADVVVLRHPEPGAVARAANHCRKPLLNAGDGVGEHPTQALLDVFTIREEIGTVNGLTITMVGDLRHGRTVHSLARLLTLYNVQLRYVSPSGLGMPDHITDYLRSRGIPQEQFASLEAALPETDVLYMTRIQRERFTSQEEYLQACGHFVVTPQMMTRAKRKMVVMHPLPRVFEISPELDTDPRAAYFRQAECGVYVRMAILAMVLGRC; via the exons ATGTGTGAGTCGATCAAGCCCACGTTGGGAGGAAGCTACCTCATCCTCGAAGATGGGACCGTTTTACGAGGCCGAGGATTCGGGGCTCCAATTCCCGTCGGTGGAGAAGTCG TTTTTCAGACGGGTATGGTTGGATACCCCGAGTCCTTGACGGATCCGTCGTATCATGGACAAATACTTGTGTTGACGTACCCATTGATTGGAAACTACGGGCTACCGAACGATGAGAAAGATCAGTACAATCTTCCATA CTGGTTCGAGTCCAATCGAATATGGACCGCCGGTTTGATAGTCGGGGAACTTTGCGAAACTCCGAGCCATTGGCGACAAACAAGAACGCTCTCAGCATGGATGAAGGACCAAAACATACCCGGAATATGCGGAATAGACACGCGAGCTCTGACAAAAATAATCCGGGAGAAGGGCAGCATCCTGGGGAGAATCGTGATCAGCACTTCAGCACCGACTCCCAGTCAACTACTTCCGAACTTCGATGATCCGAACAAGAGGAACTTGGTGGCCGAAGTGTCGATCAAA AAACCTGTGACTTACAATCCGAATGGACATCCGCGTGTCTGCGCCGTTGACTGTGGCTTGAAGTACAACCAGATACGGTGCTTCATAAATCGTGGTGCTCGAGTTGACTTGGTGCCGTGGAATCACCCGCTGGACACATTCGATTACGATGGTTTGTTCCTCGGCAACGGACCTGGGGATCCAGCCATGTGTAAGACAACTGTGGAAAACATTCGTAGGGTTCTCGAGACGGGCAAGAAGCCCATTTTCGGCATTTGCCTCGGTCATCAATTGTTGTCGGTCGCCGCAGGATGCACCAGCTACAAGATGAA GTACGGAAATCGCGGGCACAATCAGCCAGCCATACATCACGGAACCAGCCGGTGTTACATGACCTCTCAAAATCACGGTTACGCAATTGATGCAATGAATTTACCGGAAGCCTGGGAGGCCCTATTTACAAACGCGAACGATGAGACGAACGAGGGAATTGTTCACAAATCTCTGCCGTACTTTTCAGTCCAGTTTCATCCAGAGCACACCGCTGGACCCCAAGACCTTGAGTGCCTGTTTGATGTCTTTTTAGATACCATGAGGAACGAGCCTGTCGCCAGTTCTGTTAAGGAAAGACTTACGGAGATGTTGACATCCAAGTCTGTCCCGGCGGCTGTCGTTCAGAGACCCAGAAAAGTGCTCATCCTCGGTTCTGGTGGCCTGAGTATCGGCCAAGCTGGAGAATTCGACTATTCCGGATCCCAAGCGATCAAGGCTCTCAGAGAAGAGAAGATTCAAACGCTACTGATAAACCCAAACATCGCAACGGTCCAGACGTCAAAAGGCTTGGCTGACAAGGTCTACTTCCTCCCGATTATACCGGAGTACGTTGAACAAGTCATCAGATCGGAAAGACCCGACGGAGTGCTATTGACTTTCGGTGGTCAAACGGCACTCAATTGCGGTGTGAAACTTCAGAGGGACGGTGTGTTCGATCGGTACAGCGTGAAAATTCTCGGCACGCCAATACAATCTATAATTGAGACGGAAGACCGAAAACTTTTTGCAGAAAGGGTAAACGAGATTGGCGAGAAGGTCGCTCCAAGTGCGGCTGTCTACAATATCCAAGAG GCCTTAGAAGCTGCCGAAAAACTGGGCTATCCGGTAATGGCACGGGCTGCTTTCTCCCTTGGGGGATTGGGCTCTGGATTCGCCAACACCAAGGAGGAATTGAAGACTCTTGCCCAGCAGGCACTGGCTCATTCCAATCAACTGATTATAGACAAATCGCTGAAGGGTTGGAAGGAGGTGGAGTACGAAGTGGTCCGAGACTCTTGCGACAACTGCATCACGGTTTGCAACATGGAGAACGTTGACCCCCTGGGTATTCACACCGGGGAGTCAATCGTCGTGGCGCCTAGTCAGACTCTAAGCAATAAGGAGTATAACATGCTTAGAACAACAGCAATTAACGTTATCAGACACTTCGGCGTTGTTGGTGAATGCAACATTCAGTACGCTCTCAATCCCATATCTGAGGAATATTACATAATCGAAGTAAATGCCAGACTCTCACGGAGCTCAGCGCTCGCTAGCAAAGCCACTGGGTACCCATTGGCCTACGTTGCGGCGAAACTTGCTCTTGGCATTCCGCTTCCAGATATCAAGAACTCCGTTACCGGCCAAACTACCGCCTGCTTTGAACCCAGCTTGGATTATTGCGTTGTGAAAATACCCCGTTGGGATCTGAGCAAGTTTCAAAGAGTCAGCACTAag ATCGGAAGTTCGATGAAGAGCGTCGGTGAGGCGATGGCGATCGGCAGAAAATTTGAGGAGGCTTTCCAGAAGGCGCTTCGCATGGTGGATGAAAACGTGAACGGTTTCGACCCGTATGTGAAAAAGATTGATGACGAGGACCTGGAGAGACCGACGGATAAGAGGATGTTCGTTTTAGCAGCAGCATTGAAGGCTGGCTATACGATCGATCGACTGTACCAGTTGACGAAAATTGATCGTtggtttttggaaaaaatgaaaaacatcaCATCTTACTACACACTCCTCGAAGATCTCGACCAGACGAAGCTCTCCTACGAAGTTCTACTACGTGCCAAACAAATCGGTTTTTCTGACAAGCAGATTGCGACAGCGGTGAAAAGCACGGAACTTGCCGTTCGTAAGCAACGACAGGAAGGCAACATTAGACCGTTTGTCAAACAGATCGATACTGTCGCTGCCGAGTGGCCGGCGACCACAAACTACCTGTACCTGACCTACAATGGAAATAGCCACGACCTTCAGTTCCCCGGGGGCTACACCATGGTTATTG GTTCCGGCGTGTACCGGATTGGAAGTTCGGTTGAATTTGACTGGTGTGCTGTTGGCTGCCTTAGGGAATTGCGTTGTCTCAACCGAAAGACTATAATGGTGAATTACAACCCGGAGACAGTGAGCACAGATTACGATATGTGCGATCGTTTGTACTTTGAGGAAATATCCTTCGAAGTTGTCATGGATATTTACGACCTTGAGAACCCGGAGGGTGTTATTCTCTCTATGGGAGGTCAGCTACCGAACAACATAGCGATGGACTTGCACAGGCAGCAAGCCCGTATACTGGGAACATCTCCCGAGTCCGTTGATGGTGCTGAGAACCGATTCAAATTCTCGCGGATGCTGGACCGTATTGGCATTTCACAGCCCAG GTGGAAGGAGTTGACCAACCTCCAGTCGGCCGTTGAGTTTTGTGAAGAAGTTGGCTATCCCTGTCTCGTCCGACCCTCTTACGTACTCAGTGGAGCTGCAATGAACGTTGCACACTCCAATCATGATCTGGAATCCTATTTGAAGAACGCTAGTGACGTCAGTAAGGAGCATCCAGTCGTGATATCGAAATTTATACTTGAGGCGAAGGAGATTGACGTCGACGCGGTGGCCTATGATGGTGTCATTCTATGCATGGCCGTTTCTGAGCACGTGGAGAACGCCGGTGTTCATTCGGGTGACGCGACGCTGGTAACACCACCTCAGGACATAAATCCCCAGACTTTGGCCAAGATCCGTGCAATTTCCAAAGCTATCGCAGCATCCCTAGAAGTTACGGGACCCTTCAATATGCAATTGATAGCCAAG GATAACGAGCTCAAAGTCATTGAATGCAACGTCAGGGTCTCCAGATCTTTTCCTTTCGTTTCCAAGACGTTGGACCACGATTTTGTCGCGATGGCAACTCGCCTAATTGTCGGCGAGACTGTTGAGCCTGTGGATGTTCTAGCCGGCTGTGGAAAGGTCGGGGTCAAAGTGCCCCAGTTTTCATTCTCGCGTCTTGCAG GAGCTGACGTCACTTTGGGAGTAGAAATGGCTTCGACTGGAGAAGTTGCCTGTTTTGGGGACAACAGGTACGAGGCTTATCTGAAGGGGATGATGAGCACTGGCTTCCACATACCTAAAAAAGGGATTCTGCTGTCCATTGGAAGTTTCAAG CACAAAATGGAACTGCTTCCTTCAATCACGAGCTTGTATAAAATGGGATACAAATTGTACGCCAGCATGGGAACGGCAGATTTTTACACGGAACATGGTGTCGAG GTAGAACCGGTGCAATGGACCTTCGAAGACATCGACGTTAACGAGGATTCGAGTCCCAGCGAACTTCGTCACCTCGCCGATTTTCTCTCCAAGAAACATTTCGACCTGGTGATTAATCTGCCGATGAGGAACGGCGGTGCTCGTCGAGTATCAAACTTCATGACCCACGGTTATCGTACAAGAAGACTTGCCGTCGACTACTCCGTGCCTCTGGTCACAGACGTCAAGTGCGCCAAGCTTTTGGTCGAG GCGATAAAAATGCTCGGCGGTCGAGCACCGCTAATGAAAACGCACACCGACTGCATGACCTCGAGGTCCATGGTCAAACTCCCCGGGTTCATAGACGTTCACGTCCACGTCCGGGATCCGGGGGCGACTCACAAAGAGGATTTCGCCTCCTGCACCGCTGCTGCTTTGGCCGGCGGTATCACAATGATTCTAGCTATGCCCAACACCAACCCAGCCGTCGTTGACCATCAGACTTTCGCGATTGCCAAAGAG CGAGCCGCTTTAGGAGCTCGATGTGACTACGCTTTGTACATGGGAGCGTCTTCGGACAACTACAACATTATTCAGGACATGGCGCCGTTGGCTGCTGCTCTCAAGATGTACCTTAACGAAACCTTCACAAGTCTGAGGCTGACAGATCTCACCGTATGGTCAAAG CACCTCAGCAGCTGGCCAAAGAAATACCCGCTTTGCGTACACGCCGAGAGTCAGACAACAGCCGCTGTTCTACTCTTGGCCAGTTTTTACAATCGCCCTGTTCACGTCTGTCACGTAGCTCGTAAAGAGGAGATCCAAATAATTAGTGCAGCCAAAGCTAAG GGCTTGCCGGTTACCTGTGAGGTTTGTCCTCATCATCTGTTCCTTAGCCAAGATGATCTTGACCATATTGGTCACGGAAAAGGACAAGTGAGACCGATGTTATGCACGAAAGAAGACCAGCAAGCCCTCTGGGACAACCTGAACGTCATCGATTGCTTCGCTACCGATCACG CGCCTCATACAGTGGAGGAGAAGTCACAGGAAAAACCACCTCCGGGATATCCTGGACTAGAAACCATCCTGCCATTGCTGCTGAACGCGGTTCACGAAGAAAGAATGACGATGGAA GATCTGATCGACAAGTTCCATCGGAACCCAAAACGCATTTTCAACATCCCAGACCAGCCGAATACCTACGTGGAGGTAGACCTTGACGAGGAATGGATTATCCCCGACGCCCTCCCCTTCACCAAGTCAAAGTGGACGCCATTCGCTGGCATGAAGGTACGCGGATCTGTACACCGCGTCGTCCTCAGAGGCGAAGTCGCCTACGTCGAGGGCCAGGTTCTGGTCAACCCAGGGTTTGGTCAAGACGTGCGCGAACTCCAGGCCAAATCGAAGCACGCCCTTTCCACCATCCACGGCACCTCCGTCGACGCCGTTTCCAGTCGGCCAGGATCTGCCCTGGACGACCACGTATCCATAGGTCACGAGCGTCGCGAACGTCTCCGAGACAGCCAGTCCTCGGATATCTGGGACTTCGATCAATCAG AACCTTACGGCCACCTACTTCAGCCTACACTACCAAGAGCGAACGTGCACTTCGCCGTCGATGCCGAAGCGAAAGAGTTGCTGAAGATCCCGGGTGGACAGCGAAGCATATCGCCGATTCCTCTGACGAACCTTGTTCATCACAAGAGCGAAAGCAACCCAAATCTCTACGTTCAGACCGTGAATCCACCCCCTCATCTCAACCCCAGTCACGGACTGGCTGGACACAACATTTTGACCGTCGACATGTTCTCCAAGGAGCAGCttaacgatatttttaatCTGTCCCAAACCCTTCGGGTTTACGTTCAGAAGGACAGACCCTTGGATCACATTCTCAGG GGTAAAGTCATGGCATCCATTTTCTACGAGGTCAGCACTCGTACAAGTTGCAGCTTTTCAGCGGCAATGCAGCGTCTCGGGGGCCGAGTTATTTACATGGATGGTTCAACATCCTCAGTGAAGAAAGGAGAAACTCTTGAAG ATTCTATCGCCGTAATGGCTGGTTATGCAGACGTCGTGGTTCTCAGACATCCGGAACCAGGTGCTGTTGCG CGTGCGGCTAACCACTGCCGGAAACCATTGCTGAACGCCGGTGACGGTGTGGGTGAGCATCCGACTCAGGCGTTGCTTGACGTTTTCACAATCAGGGAGGAAATCGGAACCGTAAACGGGCTGACAATCACGATGGTCGGCGACCTGAGGCACGGAAGGACCGTCCACTCCTTGGCAAG ATTGCTGACTCTCTACAACGTGCAGCTGAGATACGTCAGTCCCTCCGGTCTCGGGATGCCGGATCACATTACGGATTATCTAAGATCCCGCGGAATTCCTCAGGAACAGTTTGCCAGTTTGGAGGCGGCTCTTCCCGAAACGGATGTTCTCTACATGACGCGCATACAGCGGGAACGATTCACATCGCAGGAGGAATACTTACAG GCGTGCGGGCACTTCGTAGTTACGCCGCAGATGATGACGAGAGCAAAGAGAAAGATGGTGGTGATGCATCCGTTGCCTCGCGTGTTCGAGATCAGTCCGGAACTTGATACCGATCCCAGAGCAGCTTACTTCAGGCAAGCCGAATGCGGGGTGTATGTACGAATGGCGATCCTGGCGATGGTGCTCGGTCGATGCTGA